The Rhodospirillales bacterium genome includes the window GCGTGGCAATGGTATGAGGCACAAGAACGAACAAAGGGGCTGTCATTGTATTTAAAGCCTTTGGCACAGGAACGGGAGATTGATCTTCTGGTCACAAAGACCGGAAATGTTATGCTGCTCCATCAAGGCGCTTTAGATCACGATTACTCCTATGTTCAGTACGACCCCTCTCTCCACGCCCTGCAATTCGTTACCGAAGACGGCGAAATGCAGGATTTGGGTATGACGGTCCATGAACCGCTGCGCGCCCCCCTGCATAATACGCGCGAAATTTTCATGATCGAGGTCAAAGGCGACCGGACTCTGGCCGCGCCTTACCCTTTAAAGTTCACCATGTTGACGGAGGGCGCATAATGGGCGGCAGAAAACCACAGCAACCGGGGATAAAAGTCGGTGCGTTCACCAGTCAACTGGATGAATTGAATGGCCTGACCAACGAAGAGATTAACGATAAAATTCAGGAGCTGAAAGAGAACAGCTTATCCCGGCCCATCGCCGAAAACCTTGAAAAACTCGCCGACGAGAAATTTGATGGGGACTGGACGGCCTTCGTCCGTTTTGCAAACGAGCACAAAGATGACCGGAATTTCACAAAAATCCCGATTAATGATATCGATAAAATCGGTGAATTCATTGATGAAAATGATGGGGGCAAAGACGTTGCCAACTCAGTGAACCGCAAAAGCGGCAATGATGTAACGATGCGGCAGGAAACCGTGATTATCGACCACACGGATGACAAACTGGGGCCGACACGCTCGACCATAAATGTCGAAGTCGCCTATAATACCGCCAGCGGTCATACACTGGATGACAAACAAAAACTGGCCGAAAGCGCCATAAAATCACAGACGCCGGAGAAAATCGACCGGGGCACGGATGCCGAGAGCGGCGTAACCGATTATCTGGGTACGGAAACCGAAATTCCCGGCGCCGAGCAACTGGCCGCCAATATCCTGACCGATCCGGCCTACAGCATGGGGAACGGTAATCTGCTGGCTCAGGCCGGACTAGACACAGGCAACATCACAAGAATCAATGCGAAAACCGGTCTGGAACAACGAAACGAACCGGTCGAGCAAACCATGACCATACAGGCCGCCGCGCCGGCAGCGCCGACACCGGGATTGGCTTAATCCGCACCGGTTTCCTGTTCGATCCACGTCAGAAACGGCGCATGCCCGTCCGTAATCGGCAATGCCACAATGCACGGGCACTCATAGCTATGCATTTCACAAACGGCGGTCTTCACATCATCAAACAGCGCCGCCCGCGTCTTGGCAATTATCACAATCTCTTCCGCCTGATCGATTTTACCTTGCCACCAATACATTGATTTGTGGGGCGCCATCATGTTAACGCAGGCAACCAGACGCCGCTCCAGCAGCAAACGGGTGATCCGCTCGCCCTCCTCCGCCGTCGGCACAGTGATATAAACCAGAACAGCACTCATTTTGAAAAATCCTCCGCCAGTT containing:
- a CDS encoding divalent-cation tolerance protein CutA, which gives rise to MSAVLVYITVPTAEEGERITRLLLERRLVACVNMMAPHKSMYWWQGKIDQAEEIVIIAKTRAALFDDVKTAVCEMHSYECPCIVALPITDGHAPFLTWIEQETGAD